The window CAGCGCGTCATGATCGCCATGGCCCTGGCCTGCTCGCCCCGGCTGATCATCGCCGACGAGCCGACCACCGCCCTCGACGTCATCGTCCAGGCCCAGGTCCTCGACCTGCTCTCCCGGCTGGTCGCCGAGCAGGACATCGGCCTGATCATGATCAGTCACGACCTGTCGGTGCTCGCCGCGACCTGCCGGCGCATCGCGGTGATGTACGACGGGCAGATCGTCGAAGAAGGTCCCAGCGCCGAGGTGATGGGCTCCCCGAAGCACGAGCACACCCGGGCGCTCGCGGCGGCGTTCCCGACCGTCGGCGACCCGGTGTCCCGCTTCGCCCCGGCGACCAGCACCCCGCTGCCACCGGAGCCCGCGGGCCGCGTCCCGGGCGGCGAGCCGCTGCTGGCCGCGGAGAACCTGCGGGTGTCCTTCCGCGACCGCACCGGCAAGCGCATCGACGCCGTGGCCGGGGTCGACCTCGCGGTGTCGCGTGACGAGATCGTCGCCCTCGTCGGCCAGTCCGGCTCCGGCAAGACGACCCTCGCCCGGACCCTGCTCGGCCTGCAGAAACCCGACTCCGGCGTGGTCCGCTACGCCGGGAACCCGGTGCCGTCGGGCGGCCCGGGGCTGAAGGCCTACCGGCGGCAGGTCCAGCTGGTCCTGCAGGACCCGACCAGCGCGCTGAACCCCGCCCACACGGTGTACGAGGCCGTCGCCGAAGGCCCCCGGATCCACGGGCTCGCCGACGAACGCGCGGTCGTCCACCGCGCACTGGAAGCCGCGGAACTGCGGCCCGCCGAGAAGTACGCCGACCGGCTCCCGCACCAGCTCTCCGGCGGGCAACGCCAGCGCGTCGTCATCGCCGGGGCGCTGGCCCTCGAGCCGTCGGTGGTGGTGGCCGACGAACCCGTCGCGTCGCTCGACGCGTCCGTCCGCGGCGAAATCCTCGGGCTGCTGCTGCGGCTGCGGCGCGAGCTCGGCCTCGCCGCCCTGGTGATCACCCACGACCTGGGCCTGGCCTGGAACATCGCCGACCGCGTCGCCGTGATGTACCGCGGCGAGCTG of the Amycolatopsis sp. NBC_01488 genome contains:
- the nikE gene encoding ABC transporter ATP-binding protein; this translates as MTTPLLQLKDLNVTYAVGELDVPAVRGVDLTLDPGGTLGIAGESGSGKSTVAMSVLRLLPRTAKITGEIVLDGEDVTAMKWGRLRAVRWAEASVVFQGAMHALNPVRRIGDQIAEPIRLHPPGGKPPTDAEVDARVAELLTQVDLPPGRAGAYPHELSGGQKQRVMIAMALACSPRLIIADEPTTALDVIVQAQVLDLLSRLVAEQDIGLIMISHDLSVLAATCRRIAVMYDGQIVEEGPSAEVMGSPKHEHTRALAAAFPTVGDPVSRFAPATSTPLPPEPAGRVPGGEPLLAAENLRVSFRDRTGKRIDAVAGVDLAVSRDEIVALVGQSGSGKTTLARTLLGLQKPDSGVVRYAGNPVPSGGPGLKAYRRQVQLVLQDPTSALNPAHTVYEAVAEGPRIHGLADERAVVHRALEAAELRPAEKYADRLPHQLSGGQRQRVVIAGALALEPSVVVADEPVASLDASVRGEILGLLLRLRRELGLAALVITHDLGLAWNIADRVAVMYRGELVETGTVEQVLLDPRHEYTKSLLAALPGGTAQRRTVET